The proteins below are encoded in one region of Desulfovibrio sp. JC022:
- the ribD gene encoding bifunctional diaminohydroxyphosphoribosylaminopyrimidine deaminase/5-amino-6-(5-phosphoribosylamino)uracil reductase RibD gives MNSTSNPAEEFMARAVELAMRGRSRTAPNPTVGAVMVCDGQIVAEGYHQFCGGLHAERECIADAKAKGVDMSKCTMFVTLEPCNHHGKTPPCTEGILEAGIPHIVVGTRDPNPKAAGGIEYLESKGVKVDQGVLEEQCKDLISDFLCWQFKDRAYSILKLASTIDGKIAGATGAQEAVSCPESFQDVQKLRSMVGAVIVGGNTLREDNPSLNCRLKPLPEGFKQPKAVVVTNNLPQNHENYTLTTVRAAETIFWTSEEQAATKTATELKSKGIEVLPLPSSEKGLILEKGFTRLREKHGVLRTLCEGGGKLACSLAEQGLVDEFVMYQAPRILGNVQGRPNFAGSEKVLISEATDLRISRVEQSGRDLKIVFKPEGQ, from the coding sequence TTGAACTCGACATCTAACCCCGCAGAAGAGTTTATGGCCCGTGCAGTGGAACTTGCCATGCGCGGACGAAGCCGCACCGCCCCCAACCCTACAGTTGGCGCGGTAATGGTTTGTGACGGGCAAATCGTAGCTGAAGGCTATCATCAGTTCTGCGGCGGACTGCACGCCGAAAGGGAATGCATTGCCGATGCAAAGGCTAAAGGCGTGGACATGAGTAAATGCACCATGTTCGTGACTCTTGAACCATGCAACCATCACGGCAAGACTCCGCCCTGCACCGAGGGCATCCTTGAGGCGGGAATCCCGCATATTGTAGTCGGCACCCGCGACCCCAACCCCAAAGCTGCCGGGGGCATCGAATACCTTGAATCCAAGGGCGTAAAGGTTGATCAGGGTGTGTTGGAAGAGCAATGCAAAGACCTGATTTCCGATTTCCTGTGTTGGCAGTTCAAGGACCGGGCTTACTCCATCCTGAAGCTGGCCAGCACAATCGATGGGAAAATTGCCGGGGCTACCGGGGCGCAGGAAGCTGTTTCCTGCCCTGAATCTTTTCAGGATGTGCAGAAACTACGCTCCATGGTCGGGGCGGTGATTGTTGGCGGCAACACCCTGCGTGAAGATAACCCCAGCCTCAATTGCAGACTTAAGCCTCTGCCTGAGGGATTCAAACAGCCCAAGGCTGTGGTGGTTACCAATAATCTGCCGCAAAATCATGAAAATTACACACTGACTACAGTCAGGGCCGCTGAAACAATTTTCTGGACCAGCGAAGAACAGGCCGCTACAAAGACCGCCACGGAACTGAAAAGTAAAGGAATTGAGGTTCTACCTCTTCCCAGCAGCGAAAAAGGTCTTATACTTGAGAAAGGTTTCACAAGACTGCGCGAAAAACATGGTGTTTTGCGCACTCTCTGCGAAGGCGGAGGCAAGCTGGCCTGCTCACTGGCTGAACAGGGACTGGTGGATGAATTCGTCATGTATCAAGCACCCCGCATTCTGGGTAATGTGCAAGGCAGGCCGAATTTCGCAGGCTCTGAAAAGGTGCTTATCAGTGAAGCCACGGACCTGCGCATCAGCCGCGTGGAACAAAGCGGTCGTGATTTAAAAATAGTTTTCAAACCCGAAGGACAATAG
- a CDS encoding cytidine/deoxycytidylate deaminase family protein, whose amino-acid sequence MDNRMPWPDYFMRIAHLVAERATCTRRKVGAVAVLDKRILASGYNGPPSGTAHCADVGCIREKMGVPSGERHELCRGLHAEQNVIIQCATHGVSMKGAEIYCTTQPCLICTKMLINAGVSAIYYSESYPDELSEQMLKEAGVKFALLELDI is encoded by the coding sequence ATGGATAACAGAATGCCTTGGCCGGACTACTTCATGCGCATCGCACACCTTGTTGCAGAGCGCGCCACCTGCACCCGCCGTAAAGTCGGTGCTGTTGCAGTGCTTGATAAACGCATCCTTGCCAGCGGTTACAACGGACCGCCCTCCGGCACCGCCCATTGCGCTGATGTCGGCTGCATCCGCGAAAAAATGGGTGTCCCTTCCGGTGAACGTCACGAACTCTGCCGCGGCCTGCATGCCGAGCAGAATGTCATCATTCAGTGCGCAACACACGGCGTATCCATGAAAGGTGCGGAAATCTACTGCACCACCCAGCCCTGTTTGATCTGCACAAAAATGCTGATCAATGCGGGAGTAAGCGCCATCTACTATTCCGAAAGCTACCCGGACGAACTTTCCGAACAGATGCTCAAAGAAGCCGGAGTGAAATTTGCTCTTCTTGAACTCGACATCTAA
- the glyA gene encoding serine hydroxymethyltransferase, whose protein sequence is MEELMMKDPAVAAAIGQEVTRQMTKLELIASENFTSTAVRQAMGSVMTHKYAEGYPGKRYYGGCEFVDLAEDLARDRAKEIFGCEYVNVQPHSGSQANMAVYFAALQPGDTVLGMDLSHGGHLTHGSPVNFSGKLFDIKFYGVDPETKTINYDNVLEIAKECKPKMIIAGASAYPRVIDFARFRQIADEVGAVLMVDMAHIAGLIAAGVHPSCIEHAHYTTTTTHKTLRGPRGGMILSTEENSKKLNSNIFPGIQGGPLMHVIAAKAVAFGEALSPSYVEYQKQVVANAQALAKNLMDAGFDLVSGGTDNHLMMLDLTNKDITGKDAEFALDEAGITVNKNTIPFETRSPFVTSGVRIGTPALTTRGMKEEEMVKVAGWITAALDSVGNDTKLNQISKEVAEFAKDYPLFAY, encoded by the coding sequence ATGGAAGAACTGATGATGAAAGACCCGGCAGTAGCGGCTGCGATTGGACAGGAAGTAACCCGCCAGATGACCAAGCTGGAACTCATTGCTTCGGAGAACTTTACCTCCACAGCGGTCCGTCAGGCCATGGGCAGTGTAATGACCCACAAGTACGCAGAAGGTTACCCCGGCAAGCGTTACTACGGCGGTTGCGAATTCGTTGACCTTGCAGAAGACCTCGCCCGTGACCGTGCAAAAGAAATTTTCGGCTGCGAATACGTAAACGTACAGCCCCATTCCGGTTCTCAGGCCAACATGGCTGTCTACTTCGCGGCACTCCAGCCCGGCGACACCGTACTCGGCATGGACCTTTCCCACGGCGGTCACCTGACCCACGGTTCCCCGGTCAACTTTTCCGGCAAGCTCTTCGACATCAAATTCTACGGTGTTGATCCTGAGACCAAGACCATCAACTACGACAATGTTCTTGAGATTGCCAAAGAGTGCAAACCCAAGATGATCATTGCCGGTGCTTCCGCTTACCCCCGTGTAATCGACTTCGCACGCTTCCGCCAGATCGCTGATGAAGTTGGCGCAGTACTCATGGTGGACATGGCCCACATTGCAGGTCTCATCGCAGCAGGCGTACACCCCTCCTGCATTGAACACGCCCATTACACCACTACCACCACCCACAAGACCCTGCGCGGTCCCCGCGGCGGTATGATTCTTTCCACCGAAGAAAACAGCAAAAAACTGAATTCCAACATTTTCCCCGGTATTCAGGGCGGCCCGCTCATGCACGTTATCGCTGCTAAAGCTGTTGCTTTCGGTGAAGCACTCAGCCCTTCTTATGTTGAATACCAGAAGCAGGTTGTTGCCAACGCACAGGCTCTGGCTAAAAACCTCATGGACGCGGGTTTCGACCTCGTATCCGGCGGTACTGACAACCACCTGATGATGCTGGACCTGACCAACAAGGACATCACCGGTAAAGACGCTGAATTTGCTCTTGATGAAGCAGGTATCACCGTCAACAAAAACACCATTCCTTTTGAAACCCGTTCCCCGTTCGTGACTTCCGGCGTACGTATCGGTACCCCGGCCCTGACCACTCGCGGAATGAAAGAAGAAGAAATGGTAAAAGTCGCAGGCTGGATCACCGCCGCCCTCGATTCCGTTGGCAACGACACCAAACTGAACCAGATCAGCAAAGAAGTAGCTGAATTCGCAAAAGACTACCCGCTCTTCGCATACTAG
- the fabF gene encoding beta-ketoacyl-ACP synthase II, whose product MNRVVVTGVSAITPLGNDVDTSWDNLLAGKSGIAEVTAFDASEYTARIAGEVKDFDPKEFIPHKQAKRMERFTQFAVAANQMLMESTGLKLEGDDRERAGVVIGVGLGGLETIEKQHAKLEKSGPKKITPFFIPIIIGNMAAGQVSIFAEAQGPNLCMCTACASGTHAIGAAYTDIMLGRADVMICGGAESTITPLGFAGFTAMKALSTRNDDPATASRPFDAGRDGFVMGEGAGLLLLESLEHAQKRGAEILAEVVGFGASSDAYHMTAPPEDGAGMARAMNAAIREAKIDPSEVDHINAHGTSTKLNDFCETKAIHKVFGDHAKNIAISASKSQIGHLLGGAGGVEAAFAVKTLATGIIPGTANQFEADPDCDLDYCKDGKREQQVKYALSNSFGFGGTNGCMLFKKFEE is encoded by the coding sequence ATGAACAGGGTAGTAGTAACAGGCGTTTCCGCCATCACCCCCCTTGGTAACGATGTGGATACCAGCTGGGACAACCTGCTTGCAGGCAAGTCCGGTATTGCTGAAGTTACCGCCTTTGATGCCAGCGAATACACCGCTCGCATCGCAGGTGAAGTCAAAGACTTTGACCCCAAAGAATTCATCCCCCACAAACAGGCCAAACGCATGGAAAGGTTCACACAGTTCGCTGTGGCAGCCAACCAGATGCTCATGGAGTCCACCGGACTCAAGCTTGAAGGGGATGACCGTGAACGTGCCGGAGTTGTTATCGGTGTAGGCCTCGGTGGTCTTGAGACCATTGAAAAGCAGCACGCCAAACTGGAAAAATCCGGTCCAAAAAAAATCACACCTTTTTTCATCCCGATCATCATCGGTAATATGGCAGCCGGACAGGTTTCCATCTTTGCCGAAGCGCAGGGCCCGAACCTGTGTATGTGTACAGCATGCGCATCCGGAACCCACGCCATCGGCGCAGCATACACCGACATCATGCTCGGCCGTGCCGATGTAATGATCTGCGGTGGTGCCGAATCCACCATCACTCCGCTGGGTTTTGCCGGATTCACCGCCATGAAAGCCCTCTCCACCCGCAATGACGATCCTGCTACCGCATCCCGTCCTTTCGACGCCGGACGCGACGGCTTTGTCATGGGTGAAGGCGCAGGTCTGCTGCTGCTGGAATCTCTTGAGCACGCCCAGAAACGCGGTGCTGAAATTCTGGCTGAAGTCGTTGGTTTCGGCGCATCTTCCGATGCCTACCACATGACCGCACCGCCGGAAGACGGCGCAGGCATGGCCCGAGCCATGAACGCAGCCATCCGTGAAGCAAAGATTGATCCTTCTGAAGTTGATCACATCAATGCACACGGTACCTCCACCAAGCTTAATGACTTCTGTGAAACCAAGGCTATTCATAAAGTCTTCGGTGACCATGCGAAGAACATTGCTATCAGTGCCAGCAAATCCCAGATCGGCCACCTCCTCGGTGGTGCGGGCGGTGTTGAAGCAGCTTTTGCTGTTAAAACACTTGCAACCGGAATCATCCCCGGAACCGCAAACCAGTTTGAAGCTGACCCCGACTGTGATCTCGATTACTGCAAAGACGGTAAACGTGAACAGCAGGTCAAATACGCACTCAGCAACTCGTTCGGCTTCGGCGGAACCAACGGCTGCATGCTGTTTAAAAAATTCGAAGAATAA
- a CDS encoding acyl carrier protein, with amino-acid sequence MSAAEKVKAIIVDQLGVSEDEIKDEASFVEDLGADSLDLTELIMAMEEEFDVEIEDEEAQKILKVKDAVAFVESKQ; translated from the coding sequence GTCCGCAGCTGAAAAAGTAAAAGCAATTATCGTAGACCAGCTTGGCGTATCCGAAGACGAAATTAAAGACGAAGCATCTTTTGTTGAAGATCTCGGCGCTGACTCTCTCGACCTTACCGAACTCATCATGGCTATGGAAGAAGAGTTCGACGTTGAAATCGAAGACGAAGAAGCTCAGAAGATCCTCAAAGTCAAGGATGCAGTAGCATTCGTTGAAAGCAAGCAGTAG